A single window of Balaenoptera acutorostrata chromosome X, mBalAcu1.1, whole genome shotgun sequence DNA harbors:
- the AWAT2 gene encoding acyl-CoA wax alcohol acyltransferase 2 yields the protein MLLLSKKDLKTTLEVFALFQWALSALVIGDAVILVNLYLVVFTPYWPVSVLMLTWLAFDWRTPERGGCRFTCVRHWCLWKQYCDYFPLKLLKTHDLFPSLNYILACHPHGLMSHSCFGHFATEKSGFSKIFPGIIPSILTLGAFFWVPFLREYVMSTGPCSVSQSSMDFLLTRRGTGNMLIVGVSGLAECRYSLPGSTTLVLKNRTGFVRTALQHGVALIPAYAFGETELYNQQIFTPGGFVSRFQKWFQSMVHIYFCAFYGHGFIENSWGLLPYARPVTTIVGKPLPLPKIEDLSKETVAKYHVVYIDALHKLFGQHKTKFGFSETQELVLT from the exons ATGCTCCTGCTCTCCAAGAAGGACCTCAAGACCACCCTGGAGGTCTTTGCTCTTTTCCAGTGGGCCCTCAGCGCCTTGGTTATCGGTGA CGCTGTGATCCTTGTCAACCTCTACCTGGTAGTGTTCACGCCATACTGGCCTGTCTCTGTGCTCATGCTCACCTGGCTGGCTTTTGACTGGAGGACCCCTGAGCGAG GTGGCTGCCGGTTTACCTGCGTGAGGCACTGGTGCCTGTGGAAACAGTACTGTGATTACTTCCCACTCAAG CTTTTGAAGACTCACGATCTCTTCCCCAGCCTCAACTACATCCTCGCCTGCCATCCTCATGGGCTCATGTCCCACTCATGCTTTGGCCACTTTGCCACAGAGAAGTCAGGCTTCTCCAAGATCTTTCCTGGCATCATTCCTTCTATCCTCACACTGGGGGCCTTTTTCTGGGTGCCTTTCCTCAGAGAATATGTCATGTCTACAG GGCCCTGCTCTGTGAGCCAGTCCTCCATGGACTTCCTGCTTACCCGTAGAGGCACAGGCAACATGCTGATCGTGGGGGTCAGTGGCCTGGCTGAGTGCAGATACAGCCTGCCAGGATCTACCACCTTGGTCTTGAAGAACCGCACCGGCTTTGTACGCACGGCCCTTCAGCATGG GGTGGCTCTAATCCCTGCCTACGCCTTTGGGGAGACAGAACTCTACAATCAGCAGATCTTCACTCCCGGGGGCTTCGTTAGTCGCTTCCAAAAGTGGTTCCAGAGTATGGTACACATCTACTTTTGTGCTTTCTACGGGCATGGCTTCATTGAGAACTCCTGGGGCCTTCTGCCCTATGCTCGGCCTGTAACCACCATTG TCGGGAAGCCTCTACCACTGCCCAAGATTGAGGACCTGAGCAAGGAGACGGTGGCAAAATACCACGTGGTCTATATCGATGCCTTGCACAAACTGTTTGGCCAGCACAAGACCAAGTTTGGCTTCTCAGAGACCCAGGAGCTGGTGCTAACTTGA